Proteins from a genomic interval of Daphnia pulex isolate KAP4 chromosome 4, ASM2113471v1:
- the LOC124192869 gene encoding heat shock factor-binding protein 1-like translates to MADNNKLSASSEYPSDVSTELNVSASLSNNESSGSNVRDSVTSITTANPQSSTPDLKNVQDLTRYVELLLQQMQERFQTISDQVLSRIDDMGNRIDDLERNIADLVTQSGVEGPPK, encoded by the exons ATGGCTGATAATAACAAATTGAGCGCCAGCTCGGAGTATCCGTCTGATGTTTCTACTGAACTGAATGTGAGTGCAAGTCTCAGTAACAATGAAAGTTCGGGAAGTAACGTTCGCGATTCAGTGACTAGTATTACCACAGCCAATCCACAGTCCAGTACTcctgatttaaaaaacgttCAAGATCTCACTCGCTAT GTTGAACTTCTTCTGCAGCAAATGCAAGAAAGATTTCAAACTATTTCGGATCAAGTGCTTTCAAGAA TTGATGATATGGGAAACCGTATTGATGATTTAGAGAGGAACATTGCAGATCTTGTCACTCAATCTGGAGTCGAAGGACccccaaagtag
- the LOC124192514 gene encoding non-structural maintenance of chromosomes element 1 homolog has translation MADEQEKKQVLQYLLYKPLISSKELEKIYATVFKNQARGNEIRDLIKSLNDLLKPAQLAVKSRLCEDNNDEYFALISLIESEAAKHTSEFSAAELDLFKWIMKEIISSETGSVSSTDCINHSADIPKLSKTDAQKTLDKFFAAQWLKEREGEVSFTVRTLLEMEPVLKKLGDDLGDCVICNKLAVKKFVCPETSCGAKFHRYCISKLKLKCPNCNRVLSGLDDENNLSQTFASQALSQTPSASSSEEPRRRRSGVRRGRSAVESDSD, from the exons ATGGCggatgaacaagaaaaaaaacaagtattgCAATATTTGCTTTACAAGCCTTTGATATCTAGTAAAGAACTGGAGAAAATTTATGCCACTGTTTTTAAAA ACCAGGCACGAGGAAATGAAATCAGAGATCTTATAAAATCCTTAAATGATTTGCTCAAGCCTGCCCAGCTTGCTGTCAAATCAAGGTTGTGCGAAGACAATAATGATGAATATTTCGCTCTGATCAGTTTGATTGAAAGTGAAGCAGCCAA GCACACATCAGAATTTTCTGCTGCTGAGTTGGACCTATTCAAGTGGATCatgaaagaaatcatttcatcgGAAACTGGCTCAGTTTCTTCCACAGACTGTATAAATCACAGCGCAGACATTCCTAAACTTAGCAAAACAGATGCTCAAAAAACTTTGGATAAGTTCTTTGCTGCACAGTGGTTAAAGGAG AGAGAGGGAGAAGTATCATTTACAGTTAGAACGTTGTTGGAGATGGAGCCCGTGTTGAAAAAACTAGGCGACGATCTCGGAGACTGCGTTATCTGCAACAAACTTGCTGTTAAG AAATTTGTTTGCCCGGAGACGTCATGTGGTGCGAAATTTCATCGCTATTGCATTTCAAAGCTGAAATTAAAATGCCCAAATTGTAACCGAGTATTGTCCGGTTTGGATGATGAAAATAATCTCTCCCAGACTTTTGCTTCGCAAGCCCTATCGCAAACGCCATCCGCATCGTCCAGCGAAGAGCCACGCCGTAGGAGAAGTGGTGTTAGACGAGGAAGAAGTGCTGTGGAGTCTGACAGCGATTAG
- the LOC124192868 gene encoding agrin-like isoform X2, translating into MCRSFAFAESFVLFLVLAGGVRAAWEGSSCPRFCPKENKPVCGSDGVIYTNECDLYRRNCGLEVETVDDKMCTRSRGSYCGNKCSLDRDLVCGSDGRTYLNICVLKVETCKRGIRLSHVGPCMNSTALEEPCPQQCSSNDKDGPICASNGNVYKSVCEMKRHTCGQGVVKTSEKFCQTTSHCKEICWKASKAVCGSDGHIYASSCQMKVKNCGRHVFEIPISNCIPQERAITNCPAECDSAEPQEVCGSDGNIYGSPCELRMLNCGPNSDKVIAVDWLRCSGKAARCSQLTCQDDLENPDYVCGNDGRTYPSPCHLRMASCTRGTELAHVGACMKITPDNSCPESCPDQRESDQPVCGSDGNVYRTQCEMKKQTCGQHVIPVALHHCTATESCNTQCDRKVQSVCGSDGKIYRNLCEMRGKNCGKYVYEVPMARCLALAGFRFTGCNRICPSEYDPVCGTDRKTYSNECFLQLENCRSRSLVIKKYHGKCGEPVAEPKAYIY; encoded by the exons atgtgccgctcttttgcttttgctgAATCGTTTGTCCTCTTCCTCGTACTGGCCG GAGGTGTCCGTGCGGCCTGGGAGGGCAGTTCGTGCCCGCGCTTCTGCCCCAAAGAAAACAAGCCGGTGTGTGGCAGTGACGGTGTCATCTATACCAACGAGTGTGACCTGTACCGCCGCAATTGCGGTCTCG AAGTGGAGACGGTGGACGACAAGATGTGCACCCGATCGCGTGGCTCGTACTGCGGTAACAAATGCAGTTTGGACCGTGACTTGGTCTGCGGCTCTGACGGGCGCACCTATCTCAACATCTGCGTTCTCAAAGTGGAGACTTGCAA GCGAGGAATTCGTCTGTCTCACGTCGGACCGTGCATGAACTCTACGGCGCTGGAAGAACCTTGTCCGCAGCAGTGCAGTTCAAACGACAAGGACGGACCAATTTGCGCTTCCAACGGCAATGTCTACAAGTCAGTCTGCGAAATGAAACGCCACACCTGCGG ACAAGGTGTTGTCAAGACGTCGGAGAAGTTCTGCCAGACGACCAGTCACTGCAAGGAGATTTGCTGGAAGGCATCCAAAGCCGTCTGTGGCTCTGATGGCCATATCTACGCCAGTAGCTGTCAGATGAAAGTCAAAAACTGCGG GCGTCACGTTTTCGAGATCCCCATCAGCAACTGCATCCCGCAAGAGCGCGCCATTACCAACTGCCCGGCTGAGTGCGACAGCGCCGAACCACAAGAGGTTTGCGGTTCCGATGGCAACATTTACGGCAGCCCTTGCGAGCTACGCATGCTCAACTGTGG ACCGAACAGCGACAAAGTGATTGCCGTGGATTGGCTACGCTGCTCGGGCAAAGCGGCTCGCTGCTCCCAACTCACCTGCCAAGATGACCTAGAGAACCCCGACTATGTTTGCGGTAATGACGGCCGCACCTACCCTTCCCCTTGCCACCTCAGGATGGCTTCGTGCAC TCGGGGTACCGAATTGGCTCATGTCGGCGCCTGCATGAAGATTACCCCCGATAACTCTTGCCCGGAATCGTGCCCTGACCAGCGGGAGTCTGACCAGCCGGTCTGTGGCTCCGACGGCAATGTCTACAGGACTCAATGCGAAATGAAGAAGCAAACGTGTGGACAGCACGTCATCCCCGTGGCGCTGCACCACTGCACGGCCACCGAGTCGTGCAACACCCAGTGCGATCGAAAGGTTCAGTCCGTTTGCGGCAGTGACGGCAAGATTTACCGCAATCTCTGCGAGATGCGCGGCAAGAACTGCGG GAAATACGTGTACGAGGTGCCAATGGCTCGCTGTTTGGCGCTGGCAGGCTTCCGCTTCACTGGATGCAACCGCATTTGCCCCTCCGAGTACGATCCCGTTTGCGGGACGGACCGTAAGACCTATTCCAACGAATGTTTCCTGCAGTTGGAGAACTGTCGTTCCCGATCGTTAGTCATCAAAAAGTACCACGGCAAGTGCGGAGAGCCCGTCGCCGAGCCTAAAGCTTACATCTACTAA
- the LOC124192868 gene encoding agrin-like isoform X1, whose translation MCRSFAFAESFVLFLVLAGGVRAAWEGSSCPRFCPKENKPVCGSDGVIYTNECDLYRRNCGLAEVETVDDKMCTRSRGSYCGNKCSLDRDLVCGSDGRTYLNICVLKVETCKRGIRLSHVGPCMNSTALEEPCPQQCSSNDKDGPICASNGNVYKSVCEMKRHTCGQGVVKTSEKFCQTTSHCKEICWKASKAVCGSDGHIYASSCQMKVKNCGRHVFEIPISNCIPQERAITNCPAECDSAEPQEVCGSDGNIYGSPCELRMLNCGPNSDKVIAVDWLRCSGKAARCSQLTCQDDLENPDYVCGNDGRTYPSPCHLRMASCTRGTELAHVGACMKITPDNSCPESCPDQRESDQPVCGSDGNVYRTQCEMKKQTCGQHVIPVALHHCTATESCNTQCDRKVQSVCGSDGKIYRNLCEMRGKNCGKYVYEVPMARCLALAGFRFTGCNRICPSEYDPVCGTDRKTYSNECFLQLENCRSRSLVIKKYHGKCGEPVAEPKAYIY comes from the exons atgtgccgctcttttgcttttgctgAATCGTTTGTCCTCTTCCTCGTACTGGCCG GAGGTGTCCGTGCGGCCTGGGAGGGCAGTTCGTGCCCGCGCTTCTGCCCCAAAGAAAACAAGCCGGTGTGTGGCAGTGACGGTGTCATCTATACCAACGAGTGTGACCTGTACCGCCGCAATTGCGGTCTCG cAGAAGTGGAGACGGTGGACGACAAGATGTGCACCCGATCGCGTGGCTCGTACTGCGGTAACAAATGCAGTTTGGACCGTGACTTGGTCTGCGGCTCTGACGGGCGCACCTATCTCAACATCTGCGTTCTCAAAGTGGAGACTTGCAA GCGAGGAATTCGTCTGTCTCACGTCGGACCGTGCATGAACTCTACGGCGCTGGAAGAACCTTGTCCGCAGCAGTGCAGTTCAAACGACAAGGACGGACCAATTTGCGCTTCCAACGGCAATGTCTACAAGTCAGTCTGCGAAATGAAACGCCACACCTGCGG ACAAGGTGTTGTCAAGACGTCGGAGAAGTTCTGCCAGACGACCAGTCACTGCAAGGAGATTTGCTGGAAGGCATCCAAAGCCGTCTGTGGCTCTGATGGCCATATCTACGCCAGTAGCTGTCAGATGAAAGTCAAAAACTGCGG GCGTCACGTTTTCGAGATCCCCATCAGCAACTGCATCCCGCAAGAGCGCGCCATTACCAACTGCCCGGCTGAGTGCGACAGCGCCGAACCACAAGAGGTTTGCGGTTCCGATGGCAACATTTACGGCAGCCCTTGCGAGCTACGCATGCTCAACTGTGG ACCGAACAGCGACAAAGTGATTGCCGTGGATTGGCTACGCTGCTCGGGCAAAGCGGCTCGCTGCTCCCAACTCACCTGCCAAGATGACCTAGAGAACCCCGACTATGTTTGCGGTAATGACGGCCGCACCTACCCTTCCCCTTGCCACCTCAGGATGGCTTCGTGCAC TCGGGGTACCGAATTGGCTCATGTCGGCGCCTGCATGAAGATTACCCCCGATAACTCTTGCCCGGAATCGTGCCCTGACCAGCGGGAGTCTGACCAGCCGGTCTGTGGCTCCGACGGCAATGTCTACAGGACTCAATGCGAAATGAAGAAGCAAACGTGTGGACAGCACGTCATCCCCGTGGCGCTGCACCACTGCACGGCCACCGAGTCGTGCAACACCCAGTGCGATCGAAAGGTTCAGTCCGTTTGCGGCAGTGACGGCAAGATTTACCGCAATCTCTGCGAGATGCGCGGCAAGAACTGCGG GAAATACGTGTACGAGGTGCCAATGGCTCGCTGTTTGGCGCTGGCAGGCTTCCGCTTCACTGGATGCAACCGCATTTGCCCCTCCGAGTACGATCCCGTTTGCGGGACGGACCGTAAGACCTATTCCAACGAATGTTTCCTGCAGTTGGAGAACTGTCGTTCCCGATCGTTAGTCATCAAAAAGTACCACGGCAAGTGCGGAGAGCCCGTCGCCGAGCCTAAAGCTTACATCTACTAA
- the LOC124192868 gene encoding agrin-like isoform X3: protein MCTRSRGSYCGNKCSLDRDLVCGSDGRTYLNICVLKVETCKRGIRLSHVGPCMNSTALEEPCPQQCSSNDKDGPICASNGNVYKSVCEMKRHTCGQGVVKTSEKFCQTTSHCKEICWKASKAVCGSDGHIYASSCQMKVKNCGRHVFEIPISNCIPQERAITNCPAECDSAEPQEVCGSDGNIYGSPCELRMLNCGPNSDKVIAVDWLRCSGKAARCSQLTCQDDLENPDYVCGNDGRTYPSPCHLRMASCTRGTELAHVGACMKITPDNSCPESCPDQRESDQPVCGSDGNVYRTQCEMKKQTCGQHVIPVALHHCTATESCNTQCDRKVQSVCGSDGKIYRNLCEMRGKNCGKYVYEVPMARCLALAGFRFTGCNRICPSEYDPVCGTDRKTYSNECFLQLENCRSRSLVIKKYHGKCGEPVAEPKAYIY from the exons ATGTGCACCCGATCGCGTGGCTCGTACTGCGGTAACAAATGCAGTTTGGACCGTGACTTGGTCTGCGGCTCTGACGGGCGCACCTATCTCAACATCTGCGTTCTCAAAGTGGAGACTTGCAA GCGAGGAATTCGTCTGTCTCACGTCGGACCGTGCATGAACTCTACGGCGCTGGAAGAACCTTGTCCGCAGCAGTGCAGTTCAAACGACAAGGACGGACCAATTTGCGCTTCCAACGGCAATGTCTACAAGTCAGTCTGCGAAATGAAACGCCACACCTGCGG ACAAGGTGTTGTCAAGACGTCGGAGAAGTTCTGCCAGACGACCAGTCACTGCAAGGAGATTTGCTGGAAGGCATCCAAAGCCGTCTGTGGCTCTGATGGCCATATCTACGCCAGTAGCTGTCAGATGAAAGTCAAAAACTGCGG GCGTCACGTTTTCGAGATCCCCATCAGCAACTGCATCCCGCAAGAGCGCGCCATTACCAACTGCCCGGCTGAGTGCGACAGCGCCGAACCACAAGAGGTTTGCGGTTCCGATGGCAACATTTACGGCAGCCCTTGCGAGCTACGCATGCTCAACTGTGG ACCGAACAGCGACAAAGTGATTGCCGTGGATTGGCTACGCTGCTCGGGCAAAGCGGCTCGCTGCTCCCAACTCACCTGCCAAGATGACCTAGAGAACCCCGACTATGTTTGCGGTAATGACGGCCGCACCTACCCTTCCCCTTGCCACCTCAGGATGGCTTCGTGCAC TCGGGGTACCGAATTGGCTCATGTCGGCGCCTGCATGAAGATTACCCCCGATAACTCTTGCCCGGAATCGTGCCCTGACCAGCGGGAGTCTGACCAGCCGGTCTGTGGCTCCGACGGCAATGTCTACAGGACTCAATGCGAAATGAAGAAGCAAACGTGTGGACAGCACGTCATCCCCGTGGCGCTGCACCACTGCACGGCCACCGAGTCGTGCAACACCCAGTGCGATCGAAAGGTTCAGTCCGTTTGCGGCAGTGACGGCAAGATTTACCGCAATCTCTGCGAGATGCGCGGCAAGAACTGCGG GAAATACGTGTACGAGGTGCCAATGGCTCGCTGTTTGGCGCTGGCAGGCTTCCGCTTCACTGGATGCAACCGCATTTGCCCCTCCGAGTACGATCCCGTTTGCGGGACGGACCGTAAGACCTATTCCAACGAATGTTTCCTGCAGTTGGAGAACTGTCGTTCCCGATCGTTAGTCATCAAAAAGTACCACGGCAAGTGCGGAGAGCCCGTCGCCGAGCCTAAAGCTTACATCTACTAA